The genomic window TCCTGAGGACAAGCACCTCCCATGCTGCATGTACCTTCTAGGATGGAGCCCAGACCCAACCCTGGCCCGCCACTCACTCACCACGCAGGCTGCTGGCCCGCAGGTGCTCCTGCAGGGGGCTTTGCTTCTCCTCATAACAGCGACACAGGCTGGCTGCATGCTCTGGGGGCAGAATGGAGGTGCCCTGAGGCAGCAGGTtgggactggggctggggctgctcagAAGGCGGGTCTCAGACTCCTGGCCCAGAAAGGGCAGGGCGCATCTTAGGGTCACACGTGTGTGGCCTGGCCTGCTGTCCAGCAGCTGCTTGGCCCACAGGTTACCCAGCGGCCGCCCACATGCCCATACCTTTGGGCAGCCCTAGCTGCTGCAGTTCGCTGGACAAGGACTCGCCATCCACACTGTGCTTGGCCGCGCTCGAGAGGATGAAGCTCAACACTGCCACCGTGGCCTTCACATCGCCTGACTCTGGAGGGAGCCGTGGGTGGGGTAGGGGGGGCGTCAGTGTGGCCCCAGCCACCTCCTTGTTGCCCCACTATCTTCAGCTCAGGGGCCCCAGGCCTCCTTGAGCCAAGagcactgctgctgctggcagaGGACACGGGGTGGGACTGTGGATGTCTTTCTTCCCCTCATGTTCCTCCACTGAGGAAGGCAGAGTAGGGCAGGCTGCTGCGAGGGAGGGCCTCTGTGCCAGGCCTCAGGATGAGTACTCAGGGTCATCCCAAGATCTGTGGGTCAGTGAGGTACTCACCAAACCTGGCGTCAGCAGTGAGCTTCAGGATCTTTTCGTACTATGGGGAAAGGAGGCCTCAGGGGGTGCCAGGCCCTTGCCCACCAGCCCCCCGCCTCCCAGCCTGGATGCTGTGGTAAGGATGGGAGGGATCCAGGGAGTGTGGGAAGCAGATcccccacctccctgggcctggtGCAGTTTCAGGGCAGTGGGGTCACAGTTTCGTGGGACAGTGGGGAGCTGTGCCCTGCACTCACATCAATCCCCTGTCCCAGAAGCTCCTTCAGCACCTGGCTACACAGCAGCCGCAGCTTCACCGAAGACTGGAGGGAGAGGCCTCACATCAGCCAGACTGGCCCACCCCCCAcgccagggggtggggggtgctggcTCAGAGAGGGCTGGCCATGtgatcaaagtcacacagcatgcTAGGACAGGCTGAGAGCACTGAGGCCCCAACACCAGTAATCTCACCATCCTCCACCACCacagcccccctccccagcccctcccttccccctccccccaagtaGACCCTGTGCACTCAACAATCTTGGCCAGCGTGCTGATCTCTGCCAGGACCCAGTCGGGACAGTCCAGATCACCACAGAACCGGAACCTCTGCACAGGAGTGAGGCAGGCAGTCAGGCTGGAGGACGGAGGTGTGGCCAGGATCTGTCTATGTCTCCCTACTATTGCTCCTCAGGGAGCAAGAAGGATGCCCTCTGGCCACCTGTTCTCCCCTATTACCAGGCTGATAGAGGATAGAAATCCCTCTCCCTGACCCACCCTGCCACCACCCTCGTTCTGATGGCAGGCATTCATCTGCTCAGCAAACATCGCCTGGGCACCTTCTCTGTGGGAGATCCCATTCCAAGTGCTGTGGGTACAGCACAGAACTAAACAAAGTCCCTGGTCTCATGACACATGTCACCTCTCTCAtgggctccagccacactggccccctTGCTGTTCCTCAGTTACATCAGTACACTCTCACTGGTGTCCTTGCTGTCCCCTCTGTGGATTGCTCTCTctcacttcattcaggtctctgctcaagtgACAACTCTTCCAATGGGCCTTCCCTGactacatcttttttttcttggtgaggaagattggccctgagctaacacctgtgccaatcctcctctttttgcttgaggaagattagccctgtgctaacatctgtgccaatcttcctctattttatatgtgggacaccgccacaacatggcttgatgtcTGCaatcaggatccgaacctgcaaacccaggccgccgaagcagagtgcatgaacttaactactatgccaccaggccggccccaccacACTTTCTAAAATAGCCCCTTGCACAAGGAAATTTTGGGAACCAGTGGATACATTCACTACCTTGATCATGGTGATGTTTTCATGAATATATACATGTCAAAACTTATTGAATGttgattatatttcaataaagctggttttttactattattattattatttttccttcttctccccaaagccccccagtaaatagctctatattttagttgtggcacatgggacgctgcctcagcatggcctgatgagtggtgctaggtctgcgcccaggatctgaactggcaaaaccctgggccactgaagt from Equus asinus isolate D_3611 breed Donkey chromosome 2, EquAss-T2T_v2, whole genome shotgun sequence includes these protein-coding regions:
- the COMMD4 gene encoding COMM domain-containing protein 4 isoform X1, whose translation is MMRFRFCGDLDCPDWVLAEISTLAKISSVKLRLLCSQVLKELLGQGIDYEKILKLTADARFESGDVKATVAVLSFILSSAAKHSVDGESLSSELQQLGLPKEHAASLCRCYEEKQSPLQEHLRASSLRVNRLAGVGWRVDYTLSSSLLQSVDEPMVHLRLEVAAVPGAPAQPVAMSLSADKFQVLLAELKQAQTLMSSLG
- the COMMD4 gene encoding COMM domain-containing protein 4 isoform X2 produces the protein MRFRFCGDLDCPDWVLAEISTLAKISSVKLRLLCSQVLKELLGQGIDYEKILKLTADARFESGDVKATVAVLSFILSSAAKHSVDGESLSSELQQLGLPKEHAASLCRCYEEKQSPLQEHLRASSLRVNRLAGVGWRVDYTLSSSLLQSVDEPMVHLRLEVAAVPGAPAQPVAMSLSADKFQVLLAELKQAQTLMSSLG